A window of Leptotrichia wadei contains these coding sequences:
- a CDS encoding oxaloacetate decarboxylase subunit alpha: MGRVKITETSLRDGHQSLMATRMTTAEILPIIETMDKIGYYAMEVWGGATYDAAIRFLHEDPWERLREIRKRAKNTKLQMLLRGQNLLGYRHYADDIVDKFVELSIKNGIDIIRTFDALNDTRNIRQASESTKKYGGHSQLAICYTISPVHTIEYYKKLALEMESMGADSIAIKDMSGILLPNMAYELVGELKSILKVPLELHTHATAGLAGMSTLKAIEAGVDIVDTAISPFGGGTSQPPTESLVRTLQGSKYDTGLDLELLKEVAEYFKPIRKKYIDNGTLNPKALAVEPSIVEYQLPGGMLSNLVSQLKAQGAEDKYEDVLREIPKVRKDLGYPPLVTPMSQMVGTQSVFNVLTGQRYKMIPKEIKDYVKGMYGKSPVEISGEIKSIIIGNNKVFTGRPADLLENEYDAMKSEIGSLAKSDEDVLTYACFPQIAKNYLKEKYETKYLKETEKQKKSKDEISIQNIEVFF; the protein is encoded by the coding sequence ATGGGAAGGGTGAAAATAACTGAGACATCGTTAAGAGATGGACATCAGTCACTCATGGCAACAAGAATGACAACTGCTGAAATACTTCCAATAATAGAAACTATGGATAAAATTGGATATTATGCAATGGAAGTTTGGGGCGGTGCAACTTATGATGCGGCAATTAGATTTTTACACGAAGATCCGTGGGAAAGACTGCGGGAAATTAGAAAAAGAGCTAAAAATACAAAGCTGCAAATGCTTTTGAGAGGGCAAAATTTACTTGGTTATCGGCATTATGCAGATGATATTGTGGATAAGTTTGTTGAACTTTCAATAAAAAATGGAATTGATATTATTAGAACATTTGATGCTTTGAATGATACGAGAAATATAAGACAGGCATCTGAAAGCACTAAAAAATATGGAGGGCATAGCCAGCTTGCTATTTGCTATACAATTAGCCCAGTTCACACGATTGAATATTATAAAAAACTGGCTTTGGAAATGGAAAGTATGGGAGCAGATTCCATCGCTATAAAGGATATGTCTGGAATTTTGCTTCCAAATATGGCTTATGAACTTGTAGGTGAGTTAAAAAGCATTTTAAAAGTTCCGCTTGAATTACATACGCATGCAACTGCGGGATTAGCTGGAATGAGCACGTTAAAGGCAATTGAGGCTGGAGTGGATATTGTAGATACGGCAATTTCACCTTTTGGAGGTGGGACTTCACAACCGCCTACAGAATCGCTTGTCAGAACTTTACAAGGCTCAAAATATGATACAGGATTGGATCTTGAACTTTTAAAGGAAGTTGCAGAGTATTTTAAGCCAATAAGAAAAAAATACATTGATAACGGAACATTAAATCCAAAGGCCCTTGCGGTAGAGCCAAGCATTGTGGAATATCAACTGCCTGGAGGAATGCTTTCCAATCTTGTATCGCAATTGAAGGCACAGGGAGCGGAAGATAAATACGAAGATGTGCTTCGTGAAATTCCAAAAGTAAGAAAAGATCTAGGTTATCCGCCATTAGTAACTCCAATGAGCCAAATGGTTGGAACGCAGTCGGTATTTAATGTTTTGACAGGACAAAGATATAAGATGATTCCGAAGGAAATTAAAGATTATGTGAAGGGGATGTACGGAAAGTCTCCTGTGGAAATTTCTGGTGAAATTAAGTCGATTATAATTGGAAATAATAAAGTGTTTACTGGAAGACCTGCCGATTTGTTGGAAAATGAATATGATGCGATGAAAAGTGAAATTGGAAGTTTGGCAAAGTCTGATGAAGATGTTTTGACTTATGCGTGTTTTCCTCAAATTGCAAAAAATTATTTGAAGGAAAAATATGAAACGAAATATTTAAAGGAAACAGAAAAACAAAAAAAATCAAAAGATGAAATAAGCATTCAAAATATTGAAGTGTTTTTTTAA
- a CDS encoding OadG family protein: MKSILFGNLAVTFTDAVYISIVSMLIVFFILFLISFMLSFFKYFSNFEGRSKDSKKTNDNKVLKKTEKLSNEGKLDKKETFNMEKIKDETMMAAMMAALIEAAGDNKNSRIKIRNIREIK, translated from the coding sequence ATGAAAAGTATTTTGTTTGGAAATTTGGCTGTAACATTTACAGATGCAGTTTATATTTCAATTGTAAGTATGTTAATTGTTTTTTTCATATTATTTTTAATTTCATTTATGTTATCATTTTTTAAATATTTTTCAAACTTTGAAGGAAGAAGTAAAGATAGTAAAAAAACAAATGATAATAAAGTTTTGAAAAAAACAGAAAAATTAAGTAATGAAGGAAAATTGGATAAAAAAGAAACATTTAATATGGAAAAAATAAAAGATGAAACTATGATGGCAGCAATGATGGCAGCACTAATTGAAGCGGCAGGAGATAATAAGAATAGTCGTATAAAAATAAGAAATATTAGGGAAATAAAATAA
- a CDS encoding biotin/lipoyl-containing protein → MIKLYKIKIGEKVYEVEVEEVTEKDGTIETSTYSNSKQKIDKSENPPLQGGTGKSEVIKAPMQGLIVDVKVKAGEKVKAGDEIVILEAMKMENPIVAPCDGVIDEIKVIKGDKVNVDDVLAVLS, encoded by the coding sequence ATGATTAAACTGTACAAAATCAAAATTGGAGAAAAAGTTTATGAAGTGGAAGTGGAAGAAGTTACTGAAAAAGATGGAACCATTGAAACTTCAACTTATTCAAATAGTAAACAAAAAATAGACAAAAGTGAAAATCCACCTTTACAAGGGGGAACTGGAAAAAGTGAAGTAATAAAAGCTCCAATGCAGGGACTTATTGTGGATGTAAAAGTAAAAGCTGGAGAAAAAGTAAAAGCTGGAGATGAAATTGTCATTTTAGAAGCAATGAAAATGGAAAATCCAATTGTAGCACCTTGTGATGGAGTTATAGACGAGATTAAGGTGATAAAAGGAGATAAAGTAAATGTCGATGATGTTTTAGCCGTATTATCTTAA
- a CDS encoding sodium ion-translocating decarboxylase subunit beta produces the protein MELLKILYGTTGISMITGRQLIMIIISLILLYLAIKKQYEPYLLLPISFGMLLANLPAVANEGLMEKGGLLYYLYQGVKLGIYPPLIFLAIGASTDFGPLIANPKSLLLGAAAQLGIFVAFLGAILLGLTGKEAASIGIIGGADGPTAIYLTTKLAPHLLGSIAIAAYSYMALVPVIQPPIIKLLTTKKERMVEMKQLRFVSQREKIIFPIAVTIIVILLVPSSAPLIGMLMLGNLIKEAGVVSNLVEHARGAMLYCITIVLGMTVGATADGEHFLSFVTIKIIILGLIAFSFGTVGGVLFGKIMYKFTRGKVNPMIGAAGVSAVPMAARVVQKIGQSENPKNFLLMHAMGPNIAGVIGSAVAAGALLIIFR, from the coding sequence ATGGAACTACTAAAAATTCTTTACGGGACAACAGGAATATCTATGATAACTGGAAGGCAGTTAATCATGATAATAATTTCCCTAATTTTGCTATATTTAGCAATAAAAAAACAATACGAACCTTACTTATTGCTCCCAATTTCCTTTGGAATGTTACTTGCAAATTTACCTGCTGTAGCAAATGAAGGACTTATGGAAAAGGGCGGACTTTTATATTATTTGTATCAAGGAGTAAAATTGGGAATTTATCCGCCATTAATATTTCTGGCGATAGGAGCAAGTACTGATTTCGGACCGCTTATTGCAAATCCGAAAAGCCTTTTGCTGGGAGCGGCTGCACAGCTTGGAATTTTTGTGGCATTTCTTGGGGCAATTTTGCTGGGATTGACAGGAAAGGAAGCGGCTTCAATTGGAATTATTGGAGGAGCTGACGGACCGACTGCTATTTATTTGACAACAAAACTGGCACCGCATTTGCTAGGATCAATTGCCATTGCAGCCTATTCTTATATGGCTCTTGTGCCTGTAATTCAGCCGCCAATTATAAAATTATTGACAACTAAAAAGGAAAGAATGGTTGAAATGAAACAGCTTAGATTTGTAAGCCAAAGGGAAAAAATAATTTTTCCAATTGCAGTAACAATTATTGTTATTCTTTTAGTTCCATCATCAGCTCCATTAATTGGAATGCTAATGCTTGGAAATTTAATAAAAGAAGCTGGTGTTGTTTCAAATTTAGTTGAACATGCAAGGGGAGCTATGCTATACTGTATTACAATTGTACTTGGAATGACAGTTGGAGCAACTGCTGATGGAGAACATTTTTTAAGTTTTGTAACAATAAAAATCATTATTCTTGGATTAATTGCATTTTCTTTTGGAACAGTGGGAGGAGTACTATTTGGAAAAATAATGTATAAATTTACAAGAGGAAAAGTAAATCCGATGATTGGGGCAGCAGGTGTTTCAGCAGTGCCAATGGCAGCAAGAGTTGTCCAAAAAATAGGACAATCTGAAAATCCTAAAAACTTTTTGCTAATGCATGCAATGGGACCAAATATTGCTGGTGTAATTGGATCAGCTGTAGCAGCAGGAGCTCTTTTAATAATATTTAGATAA
- a CDS encoding biotin--[acetyl-CoA-carboxylase] ligase, with translation MKKNINLYKFKELDSTNDYLERNHKNYEEFDVICTKNQTHGRARRQNDWVSMEGMAIFSFFLEKRENWEIEDYLKLPLIAGLATIKGLRGIENLEYKFKWTNDVYLENKKLCGILIEKIDDVYIVGIGININNILPGKLKNKAISLTQVTNKKYEIEKIIKNIISEFQMLCEKLENGLWEDILKEINEINYLKNKKIELKFGNEKVLGIAQDINENGEIEVLVKKDEVGKGEIKSFSIGEVFEKIVF, from the coding sequence ATGAAAAAAAATATAAATCTGTATAAATTTAAGGAATTAGATTCAACGAATGATTATTTGGAAAGAAACCATAAAAATTATGAGGAATTTGATGTTATTTGCACTAAAAATCAGACTCATGGAAGGGCACGTAGGCAGAATGACTGGGTTTCTATGGAGGGAATGGCTATTTTTAGCTTTTTTTTGGAGAAAAGAGAAAACTGGGAAATTGAGGATTATTTGAAATTGCCTTTAATTGCTGGGCTTGCAACAATAAAAGGATTAAGAGGAATAGAAAATTTGGAATATAAATTTAAGTGGACAAATGATGTTTATTTGGAAAATAAGAAGTTGTGCGGGATTTTAATAGAAAAAATAGATGATGTCTATATTGTTGGAATTGGGATAAATATAAATAATATATTGCCGGGAAAACTGAAAAATAAGGCAATTTCATTGACACAAGTAACAAATAAAAAATATGAGATTGAAAAAATTATAAAAAATATTATTTCTGAATTTCAAATGTTGTGTGAAAAGTTGGAAAATGGATTATGGGAAGATATTTTGAAAGAAATAAATGAAATAAATTATTTAAAAAATAAAAAAATAGAACTGAAATTTGGAAATGAAAAAGTTCTGGGAATTGCACAAGATATTAATGAAAATGGAGAAATTGAAGTTTTGGTAAAAAAGGATGAAGTAGGAAAAGGTGAAATTAAGAGTTTTTCAATTGGAGAAGTTTTTGAAAAAATTGTTTTTTAA
- a CDS encoding phosphate/phosphite/phosphonate ABC transporter substrate-binding protein, whose product MKKNILRSLLLVMVFLFTISCGKKNDTIKIVFLPNETNDSLKKSREEFARIVQEATGKKVEIVTTTDYNITVENIVSGQSQIAYIGAEAYLNARKRTKNIEAVLTNAGESGTLKDALYYSFIAVRGEDANKYRSGDGFDLKKIKGKSMGFVTNSSTSGFKVPGSVIVKEFGLKNTDELLGNRVFSKVMFGNSHPGTQVLLFKGDVDVATFAIPKSFTIYELVAGKDFNSGATYKVKKGAVAPFGEFAGKTFTVIKSIPVYNGPIVFNTRTLSKEDQEKIKKALMAKSTTDNPHIFSNKKSKVRGLFLKENDNVGFVETNTAWYEGMKNIK is encoded by the coding sequence ATGAAAAAAAATATTTTGAGAAGTTTATTATTAGTAATGGTTTTTTTATTTACAATTAGTTGTGGAAAAAAGAATGATACGATTAAAATTGTGTTTTTGCCGAATGAAACTAATGATTCATTAAAGAAATCTAGGGAAGAATTTGCTCGGATTGTACAGGAGGCAACTGGGAAAAAGGTTGAGATTGTTACGACAACTGATTATAATATTACGGTGGAAAATATTGTTTCTGGACAATCACAAATTGCGTATATTGGAGCGGAGGCATATTTAAATGCTAGAAAGCGTACAAAGAATATTGAGGCAGTATTGACAAATGCAGGGGAAAGTGGAACGTTAAAGGATGCCCTTTATTACAGCTTTATCGCAGTAAGAGGGGAAGATGCCAATAAATATCGTTCTGGAGATGGATTTGACTTGAAAAAGATTAAAGGTAAGTCAATGGGATTTGTTACAAATAGTTCTACATCTGGATTTAAAGTGCCTGGAAGTGTAATTGTAAAGGAATTTGGGCTAAAAAATACAGATGAATTATTGGGAAATAGGGTATTTTCAAAGGTTATGTTTGGAAATTCACATCCTGGAACTCAAGTTTTATTATTTAAAGGGGATGTTGATGTTGCGACATTTGCTATTCCAAAATCATTTACGATATATGAATTAGTTGCTGGAAAAGATTTTAATTCAGGGGCTACATATAAAGTTAAAAAAGGAGCAGTTGCACCATTTGGAGAATTTGCAGGAAAAACTTTTACAGTTATAAAATCAATTCCTGTTTATAATGGACCAATTGTATTTAATACAAGAACTTTATCAAAGGAAGATCAAGAAAAAATAAAAAAGGCTCTAATGGCTAAGTCAACAACCGATAATCCGCATATTTTCAGCAATAAAAAGAGCAAAGTAAGAGGATTGTTCCTGAAGGAAAATGACAATGTTGGATTTGTAGAAACAAACACAGCATGGTATGAAGGAATGAAAAATATAAAATAA
- a CDS encoding RNA-binding S4 domain-containing protein translates to MRLDKFLKVTRIIKRRTVAKELADNGNIVVNGDPKKSSYDVKKGDIFEIKYFNKNIKVKVLDLPPESLKKEFVEDYVKIIG, encoded by the coding sequence ATGCGTTTAGATAAATTTTTAAAGGTAACAAGAATTATAAAGAGAAGAACTGTGGCAAAGGAGCTTGCGGATAATGGAAATATTGTTGTAAACGGAGATCCTAAGAAATCTTCCTATGACGTGAAAAAAGGCGATATTTTTGAAATAAAGTATTTTAATAAAAATATAAAGGTGAAAGTACTGGATTTACCGCCTGAAAGTCTAAAAAAAGAATTTGTTGAAGATTATGTCAAGATAATAGGATAA
- the spoVG gene encoding septation regulator SpoVG, which produces MKVTDIRIRIGKQTENIERLKAYADITFDESFVIHGLKIIDGQNGLFVAMPSRRMPNGEFKDIVHPIKPELRAEITKVVLEKFEHEKAAHTEAE; this is translated from the coding sequence ATGAAAGTAACTGATATTCGTATTAGAATTGGAAAACAGACAGAGAACATCGAAAGATTAAAGGCTTATGCCGACATTACATTTGACGAAAGTTTTGTCATTCATGGATTAAAAATAATTGACGGACAAAACGGACTTTTTGTGGCAATGCCATCAAGAAGAATGCCAAACGGAGAGTTTAAGGACATAGTTCATCCAATCAAACCTGAACTTCGTGCTGAAATAACAAAAGTTGTTTTAGAAAAATTTGAACATGAAAAGGCAGCTCATACTGAAGCTGAATAA
- a CDS encoding YwaF family protein, which yields MTFSYFSPIHIETFVVSTLICIFLFYVPKIFKDINIEKYSTILGYFLLIFKIVDSIYRLMYQNEPVTNVMPVHLCNFAAIFAGLYLIFRTKFLYNAVYYLTFGPVLALILPGIIYYHDNYYVYIFMIMHALIVFTAFFGYAYLNEKPTKKGLIQSIITLLFIFLYAFTYNFIFKGINAMFLKSYIISQVSFIKPIWLYDIVLILTMIFLQFLFYLPIMKKNKKTI from the coding sequence TTGACTTTTAGTTATTTTAGCCCAATTCACATAGAAACCTTTGTAGTATCAACTTTAATTTGTATATTCTTATTTTACGTTCCAAAAATTTTTAAGGATATAAACATAGAAAAATATTCAACAATTTTAGGTTATTTTTTACTAATATTTAAAATAGTTGATTCAATTTACAGGCTGATGTATCAAAATGAGCCTGTAACAAATGTTATGCCAGTACATCTTTGTAATTTTGCAGCAATTTTTGCAGGACTATATTTAATTTTCAGAACAAAATTCTTGTATAATGCAGTCTATTATTTAACTTTTGGACCAGTTTTAGCATTAATTTTGCCTGGAATAATCTATTACCATGATAACTATTACGTGTATATTTTTATGATAATGCATGCACTTATTGTATTTACAGCTTTTTTTGGATATGCTTATTTGAATGAAAAACCTACAAAAAAAGGACTTATTCAATCAATAATTACATTGCTTTTCATATTTTTATATGCATTTACATATAATTTTATTTTTAAAGGAATAAATGCAATGTTCTTAAAAAGCTATATTATTTCACAAGTAAGCTTTATAAAACCAATTTGGCTATATGATATTGTTTTAATATTAACAATGATTTTTTTACAATTTTTGTTTTATCTTCCAATTATGAAAAAAAATAAAAAAACTATATAA
- a CDS encoding alpha/beta hydrolase-fold protein, giving the protein MKKILLFLAFFGMLISTCIISAETTTAFKTEKIKYPRGIRSVTSVTEVFGTGQQITHIILEFNEKVVNSQLTKNTFTVSDRTVEKIYSNTRPEKTDIVKDGRFVIIELNPKDSGASLRLEGNDEVGFQMKKATSKVTQKEDILFTNGKKLEKSIAILENNKIKNLIVENFKQFVYKDPKTGTTVKYNLYIPKNYDKNKKYPLVLFMHDAGVLSEDTKTTLLQGNGAISFATPEEQERHEAFVLAPQYSRKVVDDNGDITSDLDATVNLIKDYLISKYSIDEKKLYATGQSMGGMMAIVMNYKYPELFAASYLVACQWDPKEVSTMARNNLWITVSTGDAKAYPGMNAITSELIKRGATVAKDSWRADYTDAQFLEGARKVIAQKSNIKYTTLEKDTNPYLPKDANPGLEHSGTWKVAYSIPGIKDWMFLQSKQ; this is encoded by the coding sequence ATGAAAAAAATACTATTATTTTTAGCATTTTTCGGTATGTTAATATCAACTTGCATTATTTCAGCAGAAACAACTACTGCATTCAAGACTGAAAAAATAAAATATCCTAGAGGAATAAGAAGTGTAACATCTGTAACGGAAGTTTTCGGAACAGGACAGCAAATTACACATATTATTTTAGAATTTAATGAAAAAGTAGTAAATTCACAGCTGACAAAAAATACTTTTACAGTATCAGACAGAACTGTTGAAAAAATTTATTCAAATACTCGTCCAGAAAAAACTGACATTGTAAAAGACGGAAGATTTGTCATTATCGAATTAAATCCAAAAGATAGTGGAGCTTCTCTTCGTCTTGAAGGAAATGATGAAGTAGGATTTCAAATGAAAAAGGCAACTTCTAAAGTAACACAAAAGGAAGATATTTTATTTACAAATGGCAAAAAATTAGAAAAAAGTATTGCGATACTTGAAAATAACAAGATCAAAAATTTAATTGTGGAAAATTTTAAGCAGTTTGTATATAAAGATCCAAAAACTGGGACAACTGTAAAATATAATCTTTATATTCCAAAAAATTATGATAAAAATAAAAAATATCCACTTGTGCTGTTTATGCACGATGCGGGAGTTTTAAGTGAAGATACAAAAACTACCTTGCTTCAAGGAAACGGTGCTATTTCATTTGCAACTCCTGAAGAACAGGAAAGACACGAGGCATTTGTGCTAGCTCCTCAATATTCAAGAAAAGTAGTGGATGATAATGGAGATATCACAAGTGATTTGGATGCAACTGTAAATTTAATAAAAGATTATTTAATTTCAAAATATAGTATTGATGAAAAAAAATTATATGCAACAGGGCAATCAATGGGCGGAATGATGGCTATCGTTATGAACTATAAATATCCAGAATTATTTGCTGCTTCATATTTAGTAGCTTGTCAATGGGATCCGAAAGAAGTATCTACTATGGCAAGAAATAATCTATGGATAACAGTTTCAACTGGCGATGCAAAAGCCTATCCAGGAATGAATGCGATTACAAGTGAACTTATAAAAAGAGGAGCTACAGTAGCCAAAGATAGTTGGAGAGCCGACTACACAGATGCACAATTTCTAGAAGGAGCAAGAAAGGTCATTGCCCAAAAGTCAAATATAAAATACACAACACTTGAAAAAGACACAAATCCATACTTGCCTAAAGATGCTAACCCTGGTTTAGAACATTCTGGAACTTGGAAGGTAGCCTATAGCATACCTGGAATAAAAGACTGGATGTTTTTACAATCAAAACAATGA
- a CDS encoding JAB domain-containing protein, with amino-acid sequence MKRDNGNKNNEKIGFEQILDEEKEKGHRERLRQRFLLTGSKGFTDYEILELLLTYIVTRKNCRGIANELLRKYRDLYTILKQPGEELQKNKYMTERTVVFFKLLFEIIENELYKKVCNERIVLSSNLKLLKYLEFSLLNRDIEVFKVLFLNTQNELLKEEELFFGTIDRSTVYIRELVKKILEYNAKGVILVHNHPSGSLKPSESDILLTRKLKEVFENIEIRLLDHLIISEKGHFSFLEGGIL; translated from the coding sequence ATGAAGAGGGATAATGGAAATAAAAATAATGAAAAAATAGGTTTTGAACAAATATTGGATGAAGAAAAGGAAAAAGGACATCGAGAAAGATTAAGACAACGATTCTTGTTAACAGGGTCAAAGGGATTTACAGATTATGAAATTTTGGAATTGTTGCTTACCTATATAGTTACTAGGAAAAATTGTAGAGGAATTGCAAATGAACTTTTGAGGAAATATCGGGATTTGTATACAATTTTGAAACAGCCTGGAGAAGAATTGCAGAAAAATAAGTATATGACTGAAAGAACAGTTGTATTTTTTAAACTTTTGTTTGAGATAATTGAAAATGAATTATATAAAAAAGTATGTAATGAGCGAATTGTGCTTTCAAGTAATCTTAAACTGCTGAAATATTTGGAATTTTCTCTTTTAAATAGGGATATTGAAGTATTTAAAGTGTTATTTTTGAATACACAAAATGAACTATTAAAAGAAGAGGAGCTTTTTTTTGGAACGATTGACAGGAGTACGGTCTATATTCGGGAATTGGTAAAAAAAATTTTAGAATATAATGCAAAGGGAGTAATTTTGGTACATAATCATCCATCAGGTTCATTAAAACCGTCAGAATCTGATATTTTATTGACAAGAAAATTGAAGGAAGTTTTTGAGAATATAGAAATACGGTTGCTGGATCATTTAATAATAAGTGAGAAGGGGCATTTTAGTTTCTTGGAAGGTGGGATTTTATGA
- the ricT gene encoding PSP1 family protein — protein MKIINIKFRKTKKVYPFMISDLEDYKKGDYVLVDTIRGEQIGIVLGIALNKGNSEQDDLKIREVKRKLTEEEVKKLADLDKKADEAYFKCKKIVKRLLPEMNLVIGEYTFDEGKLIFYFTANNRLDFRELVKEVNKTFKKRVEFYQIKTNDEGRILSAFGKYGREIYW, from the coding sequence ATGAAAATAATAAATATAAAATTTAGGAAAACAAAAAAAGTTTATCCGTTTATGATAAGTGATTTAGAAGATTATAAAAAGGGAGATTATGTTCTTGTAGATACAATTCGTGGTGAACAAATAGGCATAGTTCTCGGAATTGCTTTAAATAAAGGAAATAGTGAGCAAGATGATTTGAAAATTAGGGAAGTAAAAAGAAAATTAACAGAAGAGGAAGTAAAAAAATTAGCAGATTTGGATAAAAAAGCTGATGAAGCATATTTTAAATGTAAAAAAATTGTAAAAAGGCTGCTTCCTGAAATGAATCTTGTTATTGGAGAGTATACATTTGATGAAGGAAAGCTAATTTTTTATTTTACAGCGAATAACAGGCTTGATTTTAGAGAATTGGTAAAGGAAGTAAATAAGACATTTAAAAAAAGAGTGGAATTTTATCAAATTAAGACAAATGATGAAGGAAGAATTTTGTCAGCTTTTGGGAAATATGGACGTGAAATTTACTGGTAA
- a CDS encoding TetR/AcrR family transcriptional regulator, translating into MFEKEKNIKKQKKRKILEKAFELFRKNGYKDTKVEDITRKLGISKGSFYTYFKTKEELLYELLENVKKSEMERYSKVEIDENPKKTLENFIKERFKSFLELLNNADIGIMNSFTQNTIVGKFREEMTKFFKSFIKENILLRYESNKEYDMEIISDFIILAINNCLIEKIVCKKEYTFSSKEEFDGIVEDNQKLINEIVKFVDNALK; encoded by the coding sequence ATGTTTGAGAAAGAGAAAAATATAAAAAAACAGAAAAAAAGGAAAATATTGGAAAAGGCTTTTGAATTGTTTAGGAAAAATGGGTATAAGGATACAAAAGTTGAGGATATAACAAGGAAGTTGGGAATTTCAAAAGGGAGTTTTTATACGTATTTTAAGACAAAAGAGGAACTTTTATATGAATTATTAGAAAATGTAAAAAAATCTGAAATGGAAAGATATTCAAAAGTAGAAATTGATGAAAATCCGAAAAAAACTTTGGAAAATTTTATTAAAGAAAGATTTAAAAGTTTCCTTGAGCTTTTGAATAATGCGGATATTGGAATAATGAATTCTTTTACCCAGAATACAATTGTAGGAAAGTTTCGTGAAGAAATGACAAAATTTTTCAAGAGTTTTATTAAGGAAAATATACTTTTACGATATGAAAGTAACAAAGAATATGATATGGAAATTATTTCAGATTTTATAATTTTGGCAATTAATAATTGTTTGATTGAAAAAATTGTGTGTAAAAAAGAGTATACTTTTTCTTCAAAAGAAGAGTTTGATGGGATAGTGGAGGATAATCAGAAATTGATTAATGAAATTGTAAAATTCGTCGATAATGCATTGAAATAG